GTGGGCGTTGGTCCCGGTTCCATTTGTACCACCCGGGTCATTGCCGGTATCGGCGTGCCCCAGATCACGGCCATTATCGAATGTGCCCGGGCGGCAGCTCCCTTTGGCGTACCGGTGATTGCCGACGGGGGGATTAAATATTCCGGCGATGTTACCAAGGCCCTTGCCGCCGGGGCCAGTACGGTTATGATCGGTAGCCTGCTGGCCGGGACGGAGGAAAGCCCCGGGGAAATTGAAATCTTCCAGGGCCGCAGCTTTAAGAGCTACCGCGGTATGGGTTCCCTGGCGGCCATGAAGGAGGGCAGCAAAGACCGCTATTTCCAGGAGGAAGCGGAGAAGCTGGTGCCGGAAGGCATTGAAGGCCGGGTTCCCTATAAAGGCCCCGTGGCGGAAACCATTTTCCAGCTGGTCGGGGGCCTGAGGGCCGGTATGGGTTACTGCGGTGCCCGAAGTATCGCCGAGCTGCAGGCTAAAGGTCGCTTTATCCGTATTACTCCGGCGGGCTTGAGGGAAAGTCATCCCCACGACGTCATGATTACCAAGGAGGCTCCCAACTACCGGATTTAAGGCCTGGGCATAACTTGGAGAGGAGTGGAAGCAAATGGCGGCAGAAGTATTCTGGGCCGATATGCGGACAGAAAAAGGGAAGAATCTGGTGGATAAAGTGGCAACTTTATGGCGTAAAGCCGGCTTTCAAAAGGCCATCGCCCCGGAAGATCTGGTTGCCATCAAGATCCACTTTGGCGAAAGGGGGAATCTGGCCTATATTAACCCGGTCTTCGCCCGCCAGGTGGTAGAACTGGTTAAAACCGGCCGGGGTAAGCCCTTCCTTACGGATTCTAATACTCTCTATGTCGGTTCCCGTTCCAACGCCGTCGACCATTTACAGACGGCCATTGAAAACGGTTTTGCCTATGCTGTGGCCGGTGCTCCCTTGATCATTGCCGACGGCTTGAAAGGCAAGGATTATTTTGAGGTGCCGGTTAACGGCAAGCACTTCCAGCAGGTTAAAATCAGCAGTGCCATTTACCATGCCGACAGCCTGGTGGTCATGAGCCACTTTAAAGGCCATGAATTGACGAGTTTCGGCGGGACCATTAAAAACCTGGGCATGGGGTGCGGCAGCCCGAGCGGCAAGCAGATGATGCACAGTGATGTTCTCCCCGAGGTCCGGGAAGAAAAATGTATGGGTTGTGGAAAATGCCGGCGCTGGTGCCCGGCAGGAGCCATTACCGTAAATGGGAAGGCCAGCATCAATGCCGAGCTGTGCATCGGCTGCGGCGAGTGTACCGTCACTTGCCCGGTAAGGGCCATTAAAGCCAGCTTCAAGAGCGATCCGGTGGTGCTGCAGGAAAAGATTGTGGAATTTGCCCGGGGAGCCCTCAAAGATAAAGAGAACAAATGCGTTTTCTTTAACTTCGTGACTCACGTTGCTCCTGAATGCGATTGTAATTCCTGGAATGATGCCGCCATTATCCCCGATGTCGGCATCCTGGCTTCCTGGGACCCGGTGGCCCTGGACCAGGCCAGTTTTGACCTGGCCAATGCCCAGCCCGCCCTGCCGGGAACGCGCCTGGACGGCCACGAGGGAGGCAAAGATAAATTCCTGGCCCTCAGTGGGTATGACGGGACCCCCCTCTTAAAATATGCTGAGGAGATGGGCCTGGGAACACGAGAATATAACCTGGTTAAAATCTGAAAAGTATAGTTGGCAATGGGGACTTTAACTTAAAAAGACATCGACACCTTTTTAGCAGGAGGATTGGAAAAAATGGCGAACTTATATGTTAAGAAGCTGGAAGGCAAGCCCGGCCGGCAGCTGGCCTACCGCCTGGCTTACGGCTGCGATCTCCTGGAAGCCCTGCAGGGCATTGTTGAGGAAGAGGATGTGCGTTTCGGGTCCATTAACTTTTTGGGTAGTGTACTAAAGGCCAGAGTAGGATACTTTTTAGTAGAGGAAAAGCGTTTTATAACCCTGGAATGGGATCAGCTTATGGAAATTTTAAGCGGCTTGGGTAATGTTTCCTTGAAAGATGGCAAACCCTTTGTCCATGCCCACTTGACTTTCCTCGACCGCGAGGGAAAAGTTTACGGCGGGCATCTACTGCCGGGGACCATTGTCTACGCCGGGGAGGTTTTCATCGAAGAAATTGAACTCCCGGCACCGCCGGAGCGAGTCTATGACCCGGTAACCGGATTAAATCTGTGGGAATAGAATGGATGGGGTTTATTAGATTTGCTTAGTGGGGGTGGGGATAATGCTCATACCGGTGAAGGTAAAACAGATAGTCCTTGATCAGACCTTGAGTCCGGTAGTGTTGCTGAGTGACCAGGAGGAAACTCAGGTTCTGCCCATCTGGGTGGGGCCCTTTGAAGCCCAGGCTATTGCCCTGGCCATGCAGGGTATCCTGACACCGCGCCCCCTGACCCACGACCTGTTACGCTCCCTATGTGAGAACCTGGGAGTGGAGGTCAAAAAGGTCCTGGTCCAGGATATCCGCGACGGTACCTATTATGCTGAACTTTACCTCCGCCAGGGGGATAAAGAGATAGTAGTTGATGCCCGGCCAAGTGATGCCATTGCCCTGGCCCTCAGGACCAACGCACCCCTCTATATCACGGAAAAAGTAGCCGCCTATACCTTAAATATCGAGGACCTGGTCAGTGCCGACCAGGTTGAGGAATTACAGCAAATGCTCCAGGATAATAAACCCGAGGATGATAAAAAGCACCTGCATTAACAGGTTTTCCATCCCGGCCGGGTATAAGGCCGGGATTATTTGTAGCCCGGACTACGAAAATGTATAATAGAAAGAGCTACACTCTATATTTCCGGAGGGTTCAGGTTTGGCGGGTCAAGGGAAAACCTTTAAGATTATCACCTACGGTTGCCAGATGAATCAAAGGGACAGCGAAATGATGGCCGACCTCCTCCAGGCAGCGGGTTATGAGCCGGTGGCTGATGAGGCAGATGCCGGCGTCATTATCCTTGATACCTGCTGCGTGCGGGAAAAGGCTGAGAATAAAGTTTACGGTAAACTGGGCCAGATAGAAAGGCTGAAAAGCGCCAACCCGGACCTGGTAATTGCCGTGGCTGGTTGTATGGTGCAGCAGCCCGGGGTCGCCGAGAAGATTCGCCAGCAGGCACCTTATGTCGACTTGCTCCTGGGAACCCATAATCTGACTGACTTGCCCCGGTTGATTGAGGAAGTTAAAGAAATGCACCAGCCTCGCATAGCTGTCCAGGAAGAAGGCCCGGTGGTAGAAGAGCTCCCCCGGCGCCGGGCCCGCGGCGCCCAGGCCTTTGTAACCATTACCTATGGCTGCAATAATTTTTGTACCTACTGCATTGTGCCCTATGTCCGCGGTCGGGAGAGGAGCCGCCGGCCGGAAGATATCTTAAAAGAAATCAAAGACCTGGTTGACCAGGGGGTTATTGAGGTAACCCTGCTGGGCCAGAACGTCAATTCCTACGGGCGTGATTTGGAGGAGGAAATTACTTTTGCCGGCCTGTTAACCATGGTCAACGCCGTTGAAGGTTTAAAACGCATTCGCTATGTCACTTCCCACCCCCGGGATTTTACTCCCCATCTGGTGGAAACCATCAGCCGCCTGGATAAGGTGTGCGAGCACGTACACCTGCCTGTTCAGGCCGGCAGCAACCGCATCCTGGAACTCATGCACCGGGGCTATACGCGGGAGCATTACCTGGAGCTGGTCGCTTCTCTCCGCCGGCATATTCCGGGAATCAGCCTGACTACCGACCTTATTGTCGGTTTTCCCGGCGAAACGGAAGATGATTTCAGGGAGACCCTGGACCTGGTGGCCAGGGTGCAGTTTGACAATGCCTTTACCTTCATGTATTCGCCGCGTAAAGGCACGGTGGCGGCAACCCTGCCCGGGCAGCTGCCCCGGGAAGTAAAGAAAGAGCGCTTGAAGCGTTTAATGGAGCTCCAGAACCAGATTAGCCTTAAGAAAAACGAAGCCCTGGTGGGGCAGGAAGTAGAGGTGCTGGTGGAAGGGCCGAGTAAAACTGATGCTTCCCAATTAAGCGGGCGCACCCGGACCAACAAGCTGGTTATCTTCCCCGGCGATCGCAACTTAACCGGCAAGCTGGTCAATGTCCGGCTAACCCGGGCCCAGACATGGTTATTAAAAGGGGAAATCAGCCGTGCCTAAAGGACAGGCCCTGACTCCCATGATGGAACAATACCGCCAGATTAAATCCCAGTATCCTGATAGCATTCTCTTTTTCCGCCTGGGTGATTTCTATGAGATGTTTTACGAGGATGCCGAAGTGGTATCCCGGGAACTGGACCTGGTGTTGACCTCCCGGGGCGGCAAGGAAGCGGCCCCTATGTGCGGGGTTCCCTATCACGCTGCCGATAGCTATTTAGCCCGCCTCATAGCTAAAGGCTATAAAGTAGCCATCTGTGAACAAATGGAAGATCCCCGCCAGGCCAAAGGCCTGGTCCGGCGGGAGGTTATCCGCGTAGTTACGCCGGGGACGATAATTGATGAAAAAGCCCTGCCGGCCAAGGGCAACAATTACCTGGCGGCCGTTGTGGGTGAAGGCGGCAGCTTCGGTCTGGCCTGGGCCGATGCTTCCACCGGGGAATTTCAATTTACCCTCTGCCCGGGCCTGGAAGAACTCCTTGACGAACTGGTACGCCTGATGCCGGCGGAGTATTTACTGCCCCCTGAACTGGCTGCCGATTCCTCCTTTTGCCGGCGCCTGCAGCTCTATACCAGAGGTGTAATTACCAGCTGGGCCCCGGCGGCCGGCCCGGCAGATGCCCGGCAGGCCCTCGGCGAGCACTTTGGTAAGGAGAAATTGAGTCAGATGGAATTACCGCCGGCAGCCGCCCTGGCCGCAGCCATGGTTCTTTCCTTTCTGAAAGCTACCCAGCATAGCTCCCTGGCCCACCTGGACGCCCCGACCCCGGCAGCTGCCACCAGCCGGATGGTCCTCGACCAGGCCACCCGGCGCAACCTGGAACTGGTAGCCTGCGGCCGGGAGGAAAAGCGAGAGGGTTCTTTACTGTGGGTTCTGGATAAAACGGTCACCGCCATGGGCGCCCGCACCCTCAGGCGCTGGCTGGACCAACCCCTGCTGGATGTCAAGGCTATTAAGGCCCGCCAGGAAGCCGTAGCGGAGCTGGTGGACGGTTTTATTTTGCGTCAGGAGTTAAGGGAAGCCCTGCAGGCGGTGCGGGATCTGGAGCGCCTGGCCGGCCGGGTAGCTTATG
This Moorella sp. E308F DNA region includes the following protein-coding sequences:
- a CDS encoding DUF362 domain-containing protein, giving the protein MAAEVFWADMRTEKGKNLVDKVATLWRKAGFQKAIAPEDLVAIKIHFGERGNLAYINPVFARQVVELVKTGRGKPFLTDSNTLYVGSRSNAVDHLQTAIENGFAYAVAGAPLIIADGLKGKDYFEVPVNGKHFQQVKISSAIYHADSLVVMSHFKGHELTSFGGTIKNLGMGCGSPSGKQMMHSDVLPEVREEKCMGCGKCRRWCPAGAITVNGKASINAELCIGCGECTVTCPVRAIKASFKSDPVVLQEKIVEFARGALKDKENKCVFFNFVTHVAPECDCNSWNDAAIIPDVGILASWDPVALDQASFDLANAQPALPGTRLDGHEGGKDKFLALSGYDGTPLLKYAEEMGLGTREYNLVKI
- a CDS encoding PPC domain-containing DNA-binding protein; amino-acid sequence: MANLYVKKLEGKPGRQLAYRLAYGCDLLEALQGIVEEEDVRFGSINFLGSVLKARVGYFLVEEKRFITLEWDQLMEILSGLGNVSLKDGKPFVHAHLTFLDREGKVYGGHLLPGTIVYAGEVFIEEIELPAPPERVYDPVTGLNLWE
- a CDS encoding bifunctional nuclease family protein; translation: MLIPVKVKQIVLDQTLSPVVLLSDQEETQVLPIWVGPFEAQAIALAMQGILTPRPLTHDLLRSLCENLGVEVKKVLVQDIRDGTYYAELYLRQGDKEIVVDARPSDAIALALRTNAPLYITEKVAAYTLNIEDLVSADQVEELQQMLQDNKPEDDKKHLH
- the miaB gene encoding tRNA (N6-isopentenyl adenosine(37)-C2)-methylthiotransferase MiaB; the encoded protein is MAGQGKTFKIITYGCQMNQRDSEMMADLLQAAGYEPVADEADAGVIILDTCCVREKAENKVYGKLGQIERLKSANPDLVIAVAGCMVQQPGVAEKIRQQAPYVDLLLGTHNLTDLPRLIEEVKEMHQPRIAVQEEGPVVEELPRRRARGAQAFVTITYGCNNFCTYCIVPYVRGRERSRRPEDILKEIKDLVDQGVIEVTLLGQNVNSYGRDLEEEITFAGLLTMVNAVEGLKRIRYVTSHPRDFTPHLVETISRLDKVCEHVHLPVQAGSNRILELMHRGYTREHYLELVASLRRHIPGISLTTDLIVGFPGETEDDFRETLDLVARVQFDNAFTFMYSPRKGTVAATLPGQLPREVKKERLKRLMELQNQISLKKNEALVGQEVEVLVEGPSKTDASQLSGRTRTNKLVIFPGDRNLTGKLVNVRLTRAQTWLLKGEISRA